From Xylanivirga thermophila, one genomic window encodes:
- a CDS encoding isocitrate/isopropylmalate family dehydrogenase, with translation MTKQETIEKAKEHFGKLLEAQFDRVEMMKKQSEFLDYSKLDTIIIGIVGGDGIGPYITAQAERILKFLLKDDFEKGKIQFKEIDGLTIENRVKQMKPIPDDVLAELKKCHVILKGPTTTPRAGDPWPNIESANVAMRKELDLFANVRPVKVPEEGIDWVFYRENTEGAYALGSDGIHVNNDIAVDFTVATYEGSYRIIKAAFDYAKKSGMNKVTVVTKANVVKTTDGKFLDIARKVAKDYPEVEWDDWYIDIMTAKLIDPNRRTQFKVMVLPNLYGDILTDEAAEFQGGVGTAGSANIGKRYAMFEAIHGSAPRMVEENRAQYADPSSIIKGAAMLLEHIGYMGEAKRLQMALDICGQYEKKLVITGRNTGATSEEFADYIMDTLNDPNLESKWNSYVKKCCR, from the coding sequence ATGACCAAACAAGAGACTATAGAGAAGGCAAAAGAGCATTTTGGTAAGCTTTTGGAAGCGCAATTTGATCGTGTAGAGATGATGAAAAAGCAGTCCGAATTTTTAGACTATAGCAAGCTAGATACTATAATAATAGGCATAGTAGGCGGAGATGGCATAGGTCCTTACATAACAGCACAAGCCGAACGTATACTTAAATTTTTATTGAAAGACGATTTTGAGAAGGGCAAGATACAGTTCAAAGAGATAGATGGTCTAACTATAGAAAATCGGGTAAAACAAATGAAACCCATTCCAGATGATGTACTGGCTGAACTGAAAAAATGCCATGTAATACTGAAAGGTCCTACAACTACACCAAGGGCGGGGGATCCATGGCCAAACATTGAAAGTGCAAATGTGGCTATGCGAAAAGAACTTGATCTATTTGCAAATGTACGACCTGTAAAAGTACCTGAAGAAGGCATTGACTGGGTTTTTTATAGGGAAAATACTGAAGGTGCATATGCGCTTGGCAGTGACGGCATACATGTAAATAATGATATCGCTGTAGACTTTACCGTTGCCACCTATGAAGGATCCTATAGAATCATAAAGGCAGCATTTGATTATGCTAAAAAAAGCGGTATGAATAAGGTAACAGTGGTTACAAAGGCAAATGTAGTAAAGACTACTGATGGTAAATTCTTGGATATAGCCAGAAAAGTAGCCAAAGACTACCCTGAGGTAGAATGGGATGACTGGTATATAGATATAATGACAGCAAAACTTATTGATCCAAATCGAAGAACCCAATTCAAAGTTATGGTACTACCCAATCTTTATGGTGATATCTTAACAGATGAAGCTGCTGAATTTCAAGGTGGAGTAGGTACTGCAGGCAGCGCAAATATTGGCAAAAGATATGCAATGTTTGAAGCCATACATGGTTCTGCACCTCGTATGGTAGAAGAAAACAGGGCACAATATGCAGATCCTAGCAGTATTATAAAAGGAGCCGCCATGCTACTCGAGCATATAGGATATATGGGCGAAGCAAAAAGACTCCAAATGGCCCTCGATATATGTGGACAATATGAAAAGAAACTGGTGATAACAGGTCGTAATACCGGTGCTACTAGTGAAGAATTTGCAGACTATATAATGGATACCTTAAATGATCCTAATCTAGAAAGTAAATGGAATTCATATGTGAAAAAATGCTGTAGATAA
- a CDS encoding sugar phosphate isomerase/epimerase family protein: protein MAVKLPVALQLYTVREDTSKDFVGTLKEVSKIGYHGVELAGLGTYTAKELRKVLDDLNLRAISAHVPLENMEKDLQKEIDDAKTLGLDYIVVPYLQEDRRKAAEDYIKLAEQLDIISEKCTENDLQLCYHNHDFEFQKFNDKYALNILFENIPEEKLKWEIDTFWVKYAGLNPVDYLRNYGSKIPIVHLKDMIKDEKPVFAEVGEGIMDMENIIETSNDIGAKWLVVEQDICKRPALESARISFENIKKWVVV from the coding sequence ATGGCTGTTAAATTACCGGTTGCCTTGCAATTGTATACTGTACGTGAGGATACAAGCAAGGATTTTGTTGGTACATTAAAAGAGGTATCCAAAATTGGATATCATGGTGTAGAACTTGCAGGTTTAGGTACATATACGGCAAAAGAGCTGAGAAAAGTATTAGATGATCTAAATCTCAGGGCAATAAGTGCCCATGTACCGTTGGAGAATATGGAAAAGGATCTTCAAAAGGAAATAGATGATGCAAAAACTTTGGGCTTAGACTATATAGTTGTACCTTATTTGCAGGAAGATAGAAGAAAAGCTGCTGAAGACTATATAAAATTGGCTGAACAATTAGATATAATATCGGAAAAATGTACAGAGAATGATCTACAGTTATGTTATCATAATCATGACTTTGAATTTCAGAAGTTTAATGATAAATATGCACTGAATATATTATTTGAAAACATTCCGGAAGAAAAACTGAAATGGGAGATAGATACATTTTGGGTTAAATATGCAGGACTTAATCCTGTTGACTATTTAAGAAATTATGGTAGTAAAATTCCCATAGTACATCTAAAGGATATGATAAAGGATGAAAAACCGGTGTTTGCAGAAGTAGGGGAAGGCATTATGGATATGGAGAATATAATAGAGACGTCCAATGATATTGGTGCCAAGTGGCTTGTAGTAGAGCAAGATATATGTAAACGGCCGGCGCTTGAGAGTGCTCGTATAAGCTTCGAAAATATAAAAAAATGGGTGGTTGTTTGA
- a CDS encoding YigZ family protein translates to MKDRYYTIKEDAQIEIIINKSRFIGTAIFVENEEKAIESLQTMRNKYPDATHNCYGYVTGLDVETKRFSDDGEPGGTAGMPILQVIEQRDIKNVLVVVTRYFGGIKLGAGGLVRAYTRATAEALDKAGVVCMQLCHKGILSMDYSNLGIIEYYLNTHGIPVLDKDYKEKVSFTVITNDAWDDFKSTMTDLCSGNIKCHYLEDTFYPWDL, encoded by the coding sequence TTGAAGGATAGATATTATACCATAAAGGAAGATGCTCAAATAGAGATAATTATAAACAAATCCCGATTTATTGGTACCGCTATTTTTGTAGAAAATGAAGAAAAAGCTATTGAGTCTCTGCAGACTATGCGGAATAAATACCCTGATGCTACTCATAACTGCTATGGATATGTGACGGGCTTGGATGTAGAGACAAAGCGCTTTAGCGATGATGGAGAACCTGGTGGTACTGCAGGTATGCCCATATTGCAGGTAATAGAGCAAAGGGATATTAAAAATGTATTAGTGGTGGTAACCAGGTATTTTGGTGGTATAAAGCTAGGTGCAGGGGGGTTAGTCAGGGCATATACAAGGGCTACAGCAGAAGCCTTGGATAAGGCGGGAGTAGTCTGCATGCAGCTTTGCCACAAAGGTATATTGTCTATGGATTATTCTAATTTGGGTATAATAGAATATTATCTCAATACCCATGGTATTCCAGTGCTTGATAAGGACTATAAGGAAAAAGTGAGCTTTACCGTAATAACTAATGATGCATGGGATGATTTTAAATCTACTATGACAGATCTATGCAGTGGTAATATTAAGTGCCATTACTTGGAAGATACATTTTATCCATGGGATCTATAA
- a CDS encoding M15 family metallopeptidase, with product MKRKKIRRRYIIKRRFKIFCLLLILAISFPFLHNHFSPKQQNQIVTSPDSILVLVNRNNNLPNGYVPKDLVTPNIQFTFKEDLPKKQMRKEAAEAIEALFAEAKKNGMKLYGVSGYRPYERQKQIFDQKALATGEAEAMKYVALPGQSEHQTGLAMDITSEKGAKNLLKEGFGKTPEYQWLKENAHKYGFIIRYPQGKEDITGYNYEPWHIRYVGVKSATKIFKKDITLEEFISGAK from the coding sequence ATGAAAAGAAAAAAGATTAGACGGCGCTATATTATAAAAAGAAGGTTTAAAATCTTTTGCCTATTGTTGATTCTAGCTATCTCATTTCCTTTCTTACATAATCATTTTTCACCTAAACAGCAAAATCAGATAGTAACAAGCCCAGATAGTATATTAGTTTTGGTAAATAGGAATAATAATTTACCCAATGGTTATGTGCCAAAAGATTTAGTAACACCAAATATACAATTTACCTTTAAGGAAGATCTACCTAAAAAACAAATGAGGAAAGAAGCTGCAGAGGCAATTGAGGCATTATTTGCTGAAGCTAAAAAAAATGGTATGAAACTATATGGTGTGTCGGGCTACCGGCCCTATGAAAGGCAGAAACAGATATTTGACCAAAAAGCACTAGCCACAGGAGAAGCAGAAGCTATGAAATATGTAGCCCTCCCTGGGCAAAGTGAGCACCAAACAGGATTAGCCATGGATATAACTAGTGAAAAAGGTGCCAAGAATCTACTTAAAGAAGGGTTTGGGAAAACACCAGAATACCAATGGCTCAAAGAAAATGCCCATAAATATGGATTTATCATCCGATATCCACAGGGCAAAGAAGATATTACAGGCTATAACTATGAACCATGGCATATAAGATATGTAGGTGTAAAATCAGCTACTAAAATATTTAAAAAAGATATAACATTGGAAGAATTCATCTCAGGTGCTAAATAA
- a CDS encoding P-loop NTPase family protein, translating to MKDTTRVTLFTGHFGSGKTELAINYSIKLSKQGHKVTLVDLDIVNPFFRSNEAKDILNAHGIKVLAPNFADTTLDIPSLPPDIYGVFCDESSKVVFDVGGDEVGATVLGRFYPQFREEPYTMFYVINTLRPLSSNKDDIVDMLMAVQKHSRLNVSYLINNSNLSYETDINHILDGQCIVEDVSRETNIPIAFVSARKDLLGKLPDMHRTGIFSLDKLYMQPPWI from the coding sequence ATGAAAGATACAACCAGAGTAACACTGTTTACCGGGCACTTTGGCAGCGGTAAAACGGAGCTTGCCATAAATTACAGTATAAAATTATCAAAACAAGGTCATAAAGTCACATTGGTTGATTTGGATATTGTAAATCCATTTTTCCGTTCAAATGAAGCAAAAGATATTCTAAACGCCCATGGCATAAAGGTGTTAGCTCCTAATTTTGCTGATACTACTTTAGATATACCATCCCTTCCTCCAGATATATATGGAGTTTTTTGTGATGAATCATCCAAGGTAGTGTTTGATGTAGGAGGAGATGAAGTAGGCGCTACTGTTCTCGGGAGATTTTATCCTCAGTTTAGGGAAGAGCCCTATACCATGTTTTATGTTATAAATACACTAAGACCCCTATCTAGTAATAAGGACGATATAGTAGATATGTTAATGGCGGTACAAAAACATTCTAGGCTCAATGTGAGTTATCTTATAAATAATTCTAATCTATCATATGAAACAGATATCAATCATATATTAGATGGTCAATGCATAGTGGAAGATGTATCCAGAGAGACCAACATACCTATTGCATTTGTATCAGCAAGGAAGGACTTATTAGGCAAATTGCCGGATATGCATAGGACTGGTATATTTTCATTGGATAAATTGTACATGCAGCCTCCCTGGATATAA
- a CDS encoding 4Fe-4S binding protein, with amino-acid sequence MAKVLFDEERCKGCELCTVVCPKGIITLNKDHINSKGYHPATVVDMDKCIGCAFCARICPDVAITVEK; translated from the coding sequence ATGGCGAAGGTACTATTTGATGAGGAGCGGTGTAAGGGTTGTGAATTATGTACCGTGGTATGCCCCAAAGGTATAATAACGCTTAACAAGGATCATATAAATTCCAAGGGTTATCATCCAGCCACGGTTGTTGACATGGACAAATGCATAGGCTGTGCTTTTTGTGCCCGTATATGTCCAGATGTAGCAATAACAGTAGAAAAGTAG
- a CDS encoding 3-methyl-2-oxobutanoate dehydrogenase subunit VorB, whose amino-acid sequence MAKVLMKGNEAIAESAIQAGCRYFFGYPITPQNEIPEYMAKRLPKVNGCFIQAESEVSAINMVYGAAGAGARVMTSSSSPGISLKQEGISYIAGAELPCVIVNMVRGGPGLGGIQPAQSDYFQSTKGGGHGDYHLVVFAPSTVQEAVDLVAEGFDIADQYRNPVMILGDGMIGQMMEPVEFEGIKRRELPEKTWATTGWDGKRERSIINSLYIDPKELEDHVLHIYDKYEAIKRNEARVECYNCKGAEVIVAAYGTTARIIKKVIQLAKAQGINIGLIRPITVWPFPYAAFSDWANKDHVKAFLTVEMSMGQMIEDVRLGVNGEKSVYFYGRTGGMVPTPEAILSEINKIKEGM is encoded by the coding sequence ATGGCAAAGGTTTTGATGAAAGGAAATGAGGCTATAGCCGAATCAGCTATACAGGCAGGATGTAGATATTTTTTTGGTTATCCCATAACACCTCAAAATGAGATACCTGAATATATGGCAAAGAGATTGCCCAAGGTGAATGGGTGCTTTATACAGGCTGAAAGTGAGGTATCAGCCATAAATATGGTATATGGTGCTGCCGGTGCTGGCGCCAGGGTTATGACATCGTCGTCCAGCCCAGGTATTAGTTTAAAGCAGGAAGGTATTTCATATATAGCAGGGGCAGAACTTCCATGTGTGATAGTAAACATGGTACGTGGAGGCCCGGGACTTGGAGGAATACAGCCTGCACAGTCCGATTATTTTCAATCTACAAAGGGCGGTGGCCATGGGGACTATCATTTAGTGGTATTTGCTCCATCTACTGTACAGGAGGCAGTAGACCTTGTGGCTGAAGGTTTTGATATAGCGGATCAATATAGAAATCCAGTTATGATATTAGGCGATGGTATGATAGGGCAGATGATGGAACCTGTGGAGTTTGAAGGGATTAAAAGGCGGGAACTACCTGAAAAGACGTGGGCTACTACTGGTTGGGATGGTAAAAGGGAGAGAAGTATTATAAATTCGTTATATATAGATCCTAAAGAATTGGAGGATCATGTGCTCCATATATATGATAAGTATGAAGCTATAAAGAGGAATGAAGCCAGGGTGGAGTGTTATAACTGTAAAGGGGCGGAAGTAATAGTAGCTGCATATGGAACTACAGCCAGGATTATAAAGAAGGTTATACAGCTTGCAAAGGCTCAAGGTATAAATATTGGACTTATAAGGCCCATTACCGTTTGGCCATTTCCATATGCTGCATTTAGTGACTGGGCAAATAAAGACCATGTAAAGGCATTTTTGACGGTAGAGATGAGTATGGGACAGATGATTGAGGATGTTCGTTTAGGAGTAAATGGTGAAAAGTCTGTATATTTTTATGGCAGAACCGGTGGCATGGTCCCAACCCCCGAAGCCATATTATCAGAGATAAACAAGATAAAGGAGGGGATGTAG